Part of the Raphanus sativus cultivar WK10039 unplaced genomic scaffold, ASM80110v3 Scaffold3020, whole genome shotgun sequence genome, GCACGCACCTCGCCGCCATAACGACCAATCTCCGGATCACGGCGGAGCTCGGACGGTTCCCGATCCTCGAGTCGCAAACCGCTCCGTGCTCGCCGCGTTTGACGAGAGGCACCGCCCAGTCTACGATACACGGCGGGCTGTAGTTCAGATCAATGGCGTCTCTACCGCTGACAATCTCGAACAACAGTATCCCGAAGCTGAACACGTCGCTCTTGGCCGTTAGATCCGCCGGCGCCAAGTACGACGGATCTAAATATCCCATCGTTCCCGCCGGCGGCGTGGCTTTCAGATGCTCATCGTCCACGTGTCCTATCAACGCCAATCCGAAATCCGCCAGCCTGGCGTTTCCTTCTCCGTCGATTAGAATGTTGGACGATTTAATGTCGCGGTGGATAACGGGAGTCTCGGCCGAGTGAAGAGCGTGGACTGCAGTCGCTATCTGAAGCGCGTGTTTGATTCGCCGGTTCCAGCTTAGAGGCGTAACTGACGAGTGCAAGTGATCATGAAGCGTGCCGTTAGGCATGTAGTCAACGACCAGCAGCTTAGTCTTCCTCCGCTGGTCAACGCAGTAACCGATTAAGTTGACCATGTAACGGTGACGCACACGCGAGAGAATCTCGATCTCATTGTCCACCTGGCTCGCGCTGGCGACCGTGGTTCGTTTCACGGCGGCGAGAAGCTTCCCGCCGTCGAGAACCGCCTTGTAAACTCTCCCGTGGCTGCCTTTGCCGAGGAAGTTACCGGCGGAGAAGCCGTTCGTAGCGGCGGCGAGTTCGTCGTATTTGAAAACACGGAGGAGCGCTGGACGACGTTTCTTTGATCGGCGAGGATTGTATTTGTAGTTGTGTGGATCGCAGATGGAAACTGCGGATTCACCGTTGCAAGAGAGGTAGCCCATGAGGAGAGGtagagagagaatgagaagaGTGAGAGAGGAGCATGTCTGAGATTTGAAGAAGGTGAAAGAGGGAGTTGAGATCACTGTTGAATAATTGCCTTTGATGCAAGAAAGCAAGAGAAAGATAGTGTGAAAACAATCAAAAgtgtttttttaactttcttttacctttttaattgTCTCTTTATTTAAAAGTTGTTTCGAttgttagtattttttaaattgcaTTTAACGTCTGTATCTGTGCATGAGTGCGCGTAATCATTTCCATTATTTCATGATTTACCAAATTATTTGGGTGTTGATATGATGATACACTTTTAGAAGTAAAGATTCTGCATGCACTATTTATTGATAGTGTGAATATACACCGGATATATTGGTAGATTAATTGATGGCAATAGACTCGATACTAAATTAATTTCAGTTTTATCTGCAAAGGAATTAGGAAATACAGTACAATTATGCAAAACACGGAAATATTTAGCCTTGTTATTTTAGGGTACGGTGCAATAATCGAAGTTATCTCCTACAAGAAAATGTACTTGGACTAGACTGTAGAATCTAGAGAGCCCTTTGGCTTTGTGAATGAGACAAAGCGGCAATTATGACGAGGGATGGGAGTCGTTCAAAGATTGTTTTCAGAACAAAAAGGTGATTATGG contains:
- the LOC108821968 gene encoding serine/threonine-protein kinase-like protein At1g28390, whose translation is MGYLSCNGESAVSICDPHNYKYNPRRSKKRRPALLRVFKYDELAAATNGFSAGNFLGKGSHGRVYKAVLDGGKLLAAVKRTTVASASQVDNEIEILSRVRHRYMVNLIGYCVDQRRKTKLLVVDYMPNGTLHDHLHSSVTPLSWNRRIKHALQIATAVHALHSAETPVIHRDIKSSNILIDGEGNARLADFGLALIGHVDDEHLKATPPAGTMGYLDPSYLAPADLTAKSDVFSFGILLFEIVSGRDAIDLNYSPPCIVDWAVPLVKRGEHGAVCDSRIGNRPSSAVIRRLVVMAARCVRSTAEKRPDMSEVVECLKTVRKMSQESPVWSRLRRRTENKPENVFVGEEKEEINVRGGSKKKMNKVSNVIAEDDTVPEQAVSPAPFRRRNRVLRSRSVGAMGGARVGPDPNDVVEDNREVTTIRVLVERERTVKTAAMMKLSKSRSVGIVRSHKTVALRLY